The window TTAGAGCTTGACGCTGAGCGGTTTGATAGTATCATCAAGAAATGTGCCGATCAGCTTGATGGATTCGGGAATTGTCCAATCGCGGAGGATTTTTTGCTCGTCGGCGTTAAATTTGCTGAGGACGAAATCAACATCGCCGATTTGCCGGCGCAGTAAGTTGTCTGTACCGATACGAATATGCCAAAAGTCACTGCCAACATGCTGATGCAGCGACTTTAGGCCATTATTGCCAGCGCTTTCACCACCCTTGCGGACGCGGATTTTGCCAAAATCAAGCGCTGTATCATCATGAATAATCAGTATATCATCAAGCGTCAATTTATAGAAATCTAAGATCGCCCGCGCGGCAATGCCAACCTCGTTATAGTAGGTGGTCGGCTTGACGAGGAGGATTTTTTCTCGTGGAATAGTAACAGGTGGTTTTGCACTAGCGGCTGAATCGACCGTAAAGCTGTTCAATTCGGCAATATCCGCAAAGAATTTCGGCTTATTGCTAAATTGTGCATTCTGTCCTGCCGCCAACTGGTCAATTACTAAAAAGCCAGCATTATGCCGCGTGCAAGCATACTTTTCGCCAGGATTTCCCAACGCTAAGATAAGTTTCATAACAATAAGTATACCATTTTGCGCTGATAACGTATAATAGAAAGATGGCACAGCGAGATAATGATTTGGAATTTAGTGTTAATGCGGCGTTTGACGAAGCGCGGGCGGTTGTTGACAAAGTACCGCTTTATTTGGTGAACGGCTCGCTGGGTGCCGGCAAGACCAGTGTGTTGGAATTCTTATTGCAACAAATTGATTATAAGGGCGCGCGGGTGATTGAAAATGAGTATGCTAATGAAAATGTCGACGGCTATCGGCTGGAGGGATTGGCGGAGATGGTGACGACGCTGGCTGGCGATTGTGTCTGCTGCTCGTCGAAACATGCGCTGACGCGGATGTTGCTGGACTTTTGCCGGAATTCGCCGGCGCCGGTGTTTATTGAGGCGACGGGAGTGGCGCGAACGATGAACTTGGTCGAAAAACTCATTAATGCACAAATCTTCAATAAGTACGAGCTGATGCAGAGTTTTTACGTGATCGATGCGCACGAGATTTTGCGCGGGATTGAGCCGGCGCACGAAGTTGAACTGCAAGCCGCAGACGTGATTTTGGTGACTAAGGAAGATTTATTGAACGATAGCGAGCGAGCTGGATACGACATGAAACGCCGCGCCCTGCCCTACGCCAAGGTGCTCAGCGCCCCGCACGGCCAGTTTGACTTCAGTAAAATAACTACGCCGTCGGGACTATTGGCGTTTTTTGATACGTATGACGGCGAACTGGCAGTGCCGGATAATCCGACGTACGCGGTGCTGGATGTGTCGGGTATGAATATCGCGGCGTCGGCACTAGAAAACATGTGGCCGGAATTGTTCAGGGCGTATGGCCTACGGCGAATGAAGGGGTGCTTTATCAACGACAACGGTGCGCGCCAGCACGTGGAGGCGACCGAGCAGCAGATTCAGTTAACTAGTGCCAGGCCCGAGGAAGCGGCGAAGATCGTACTCATCGGCGAGCGAGCGGATGAGATTACGCGCGACGTGCTGCAGATGCAGCTGATGATGTTTGAATAAATTATTCCAATGAAAATAGCCCACCGAACGAGCTCAAGCCGGAACTGGATATATCTCAACCCAGGAGATGCAAGTGATGCATCTCAACCAGTTTGAGTTCAGTCGGCGAGCTATTTTCGGTGGGCGCTAGCCCAGTAGCGATGCCGCTAGTTTTGCTTGCTCTTCCAACGCAGCATCAATGCCCTCGAGGATGAAGATACCCAGCGCTCCTGCGCTGAGAGCTCCGCACTGGGTAGCGCAGAGTAGCTGAAGTTACTGTGCAATTTTCTCTCGGATGATTTGCTGCTCCTCCTTTGAAAGACGCAGCATTATCTCGGTCCCGATGTTCGTAGGGAGGGCGAACCTGATGTTACCGATTTCGGGCGATGCGATCTCGATAGTAAACATGACGCTTTCCTTCCAATAAAAAGCTCAAAGCTAAAGGGCGACTTCTGCCCCTTATCGAAAACTTTGAGCTAGAAGCTGATATATATCACTAATAGAACAAAATGTCAATGGATTTTGTCAAAAATGTGGTGTAATATTTTTTCTCACTCCTGGTATGATCATGGACAACTTTTTATAGAAAATAGTAGCCGGTGTTTTCTGTGAGTGGCTGTTCCGCTCTCCCCGCGCTATGCCGGGTCGCTAATTATGACTCGCCTAGATCTTTCGCAGCGGAGATGGTCACCGTTGCCGCTCTCAAAATCGTCCACAAATTTGCAGCGGTGATGGCCTTCGCTAGCTCATGTTTTGTCAGCGGTGCGGCGGTTTTCTGGTAAAAATGAATTGGCGCGGAATTGTAGAATGGGTTGGTCGTGAACGCTTTGGCGAGATCATTTAGGCGACTGGCGTGCGGCGCAGGGTCAAATGTTTGTAAATAGTTTTGCGCTACTTTGCCTGTATTTTGCCAATCGAAAGATTTTTTCACGGTGTAGGTTTGGCTGACCGAATTGCCGTCATGATAGGCGGTGAATTCGCTATGGCTGGACGGATAGACTGGCGCTCTGTCAAAGCAGGCGCTGCGCACCAAGTCGAGTAGTATCGGGTACATGCAGAAAAAGGCGGCAGTTATCTGCTCGCTGGCACCGGGGATTTCAATCGTCAGCGTAATATCTATAAAATCCTCCGGCTGATAGTCAATTTCCAGCGGCGAGTTTGTGGCTGGTTCGGTAATTTCTCCAGGTCTAGCGGAGCGGCGGCTGGCGAAAGCCTTTTGGCAGCGAGCCAGCTGTCTGCGTAATTCCGCTTCATCCCAGATGACGACGTTTGATCTCATTTCCGCCTCAATATGGGCAATGGATTCGTGGATGGTGGATGAATCAAATGGTCTTATACCGGCGATAACTTTTTCAAATAACGTAATTGATTCGTGAGTAAAGAACGCGACGTCAAAAAAGACGCTTGATTCGGATGTCGTGCCGTGTAATTCGCCGACGAACGCACGCTCATTACCAGATTTTTCTGCCGCTCGTAAGAACCGCCGAATAACCAAATGCTCAAACAAATGGCAGACATTATGTTCGGCTGGCAAGTTGTAAGCGGAATATAGCTTGTGAATCATAGGTTTATTGTAACAGGGTGAGTACCCCGCCCCAACAGATTGTACTGCCAGGGTGGAGTCTTCTCGAACTCAGAAGCTCTTGAACGGAGCCTTGTTGTTCGAGGTTCCTGAGTCGCTACGGTTGGTCAGCGACCTAGGAGCGTCGGCCTTCGGGGTCGACGACTTGGGGGTGAGCACGCTGCTGATAGTGGTCTTCGGCAACGTGCTGGGAGAACCACCGAAGCCGAACCGCTGGCTGCCGCTCTGGCTCAGGCTGTCGTGATGGTTCTTGTTGCTGTTCAATCCCTTTTGGGGACGTCCAGTTGCCATAGTAAACTCCTTTTGGAGTCGGGCGAGAATGGACCTTCTCGCAAACGGCACATTTGACACATGGCATGAGTCAAATGCGAACCCAGTGCGAAACTGCACGAAAGGCTGATATATATATATCAATACGAGAACAAAACGTCAAGGGTTTTTGTCAATAATGCAATAATATTATGAAATTTTGTCAAGAACAACTAAGTGTTCACTATGCGGTGTGCGCGGGAAAAAGTTGTAGCCACGGTGCCAAGCGATGCGGTAGTGTTGCTGGAGCAAGGCGACGTCGCGGGCTTGGGTGACGGGATTGCAGCTGAGATAAAGGATGCGTGGTGGCAGTTGTTGCAACAATGTCGCAATAACGTCGGTATGCAGGCCGGCGCGCGGCGGGTCGACGATGACGATTTCCTTGCCTGTAATGTGGTCGAGGGCTTGTTCGCTGGGGGCGAGAACGGCGCGGGCGTCGGTGCGACCAAGTTCGGTGATGTTGCGCTGCATTTCGCGGACAGCATCGGCGTTAATTTCCACCAGCGTGACGTTGCTATCAGCAATGGTCAGACCAATGGTGCCGACGCCAGTATAGAGGTCGATGGTTGATAATTTGACAGCTCGAATATCATCAGAAAATAATCCGGGACCCACGTGAAGTTGCCCAGATTTTTTCTGAGATATTGCTCGCTGTTGACTATCGGTGTTGTCATGTGCCGCCAACTGATCCAGCTGGCGCTCTTGGCGCGCCTTATTGTACGGTACCCATTCCCGCATATCGCGCAGCGCCTGCTCGTAAACCGGGATGTTGACTTGGAAAAAGCCTTCGCAGGCGTAGCGGAATGGTATGCCAAGGATGGTGTCAGTCAAGGTGGTGTTACCGAAACTTGCCAAGCGTTCGGTGATGCGGCTGGCTGGGGAGCGCGGATCGGAATAGATAATTTCCCCGCCCTGAGCCGGTAATTTGGCGGCTTCATCAGCAGTGATAATCTCAAGCAAGCGATCTTTAACATACAACTGCCACACACAACTTCCTGACTGATCGCAGCGGACGAGCAAGGTTTTGAGCTGACGAGCCGCGACGCGTTTATGGCGCAGCAAATCGCGGATCGCACGCGCCAAGTTGTTGATTTCTGGGCGTGCCAAACTTGTGCCATCAACAACAATCTTGCCCTTGCTGCCGCGACGGAAAAACGCCAAGTCAAGCGTGTCAATCGATGATTCTTCACGGTCGCTATCCGCGTCTATCCCCCGGGTATCATCAGAGGATAATCCGGGACCCGAGACAATCCCAGATTTTTTCTGAGATACCGCTCGGGATACTACCGATTCGCTATACCAGCTAAATTCAACTTTGTTGCGATAGCCATATGCAACATTGTCGCAATAAACTTCAATTTCCCCTGGTAGCGTCACGTTATGTAGTGTAAAGGCATCGTCAATCAATTGCGTCTTATACGTCTGCTCAACCTCAAGCGGCATAATCTGCCACGGGCTGGTCGACAGGTAACTATCTGGGTCACGTGGCTGGACGCGGTCGGGGATTGGCGAGATTACTTCCTCGACGACCGCCTCGACGAAGTGCGACTTCTTTTTGGTAATGCGAACGGTGACGGTCTCGCCAGGCAGTCCACCCCATACAAAACATTTGCGGCCATCAGCCAGCGTTCCTAGTGCTTGCCCGCCACCAACAATTTTCTCTAGTGTCAGCGTCTCGAAACTCTGCCGTCTCATCAAGAGTTATTATAACAG is drawn from Candidatus Saccharibacteria bacterium oral taxon 488 and contains these coding sequences:
- a CDS encoding aminoacyl-tRNA hydrolase; the encoded protein is MKLILALGNPGEKYACTRHNAGFLVIDQLAAGQNAQFSNKPKFFADIAELNSFTVDSAASAKPPVTIPREKILLVKPTTYYNEVGIAARAILDFYKLTLDDILIIHDDTALDFGKIRVRKGGESAGNNGLKSLHQHVGSDFWHIRIGTDNLLRRQIGDVDFVLSKFNADEQKILRDWTIPESIKLIGTFLDDTIKPLSVKL
- a CDS encoding class I SAM-dependent RNA methyltransferase, whose product is MRRQSFETLTLEKIVGGGQALGTLADGRKCFVWGGLPGETVTVRITKKKSHFVEAVVEEVISPIPDRVQPRDPDSYLSTSPWQIMPLEVEQTYKTQLIDDAFTLHNVTLPGEIEVYCDNVAYGYRNKVEFSWYSESVVSRAVSQKKSGIVSGPGLSSDDTRGIDADSDREESSIDTLDLAFFRRGSKGKIVVDGTSLARPEINNLARAIRDLLRHKRVAARQLKTLLVRCDQSGSCVWQLYVKDRLLEIITADEAAKLPAQGGEIIYSDPRSPASRITERLASFGNTTLTDTILGIPFRYACEGFFQVNIPVYEQALRDMREWVPYNKARQERQLDQLAAHDNTDSQQRAISQKKSGQLHVGPGLFSDDIRAVKLSTIDLYTGVGTIGLTIADSNVTLVEINADAVREMQRNITELGRTDARAVLAPSEQALDHITGKEIVIVDPPRAGLHTDVIATLLQQLPPRILYLSCNPVTQARDVALLQQHYRIAWHRGYNFFPRTPHSEHLVVLDKIS